TATAGCAAAATTTTCTACATATCCAGTTTGAGCCAGATAATTAGCGATCGCTTTATTAGCTGGCGAACGTGTTAAACGTACTGAAGCGAGCATTAATTCATCCAACTTGAGCTTTGAACCTGCTAATTGGTTCAGCCATTGACAAAACTGCTGAGTGCGATCGCTAGCATTTTCTCCGGGTAATTTATCAGCTAAAGTAATGGCTCCACTATTAATCATCGGATTGCGGGGACGTCCGCGATCGGCAATTAATTGATCTAGGGAATTAAATGCTGCTGCTGATGGTTCTACCCCTACCCACTGCAAAACCCTCTCTACCCCAAAATTTTCTAAAAGATAGAGTAGTGAAAATGCCTTAATGACACTCATGAGTGGGAATACACAACCTGTATCGCCTGCACTGTAAGTTTGTCCAGTTGCACAACAGATGTGAACTGCAAACCAATCAGGATTAGCTATATTTAATCTGGAAGTGCGATCGGCAACTTTTCCGCGTCCAGCATGGGGTTTGGCTTGTTGTACCCAAGCTGATAAATCTGTAGCAGTGATTGCTGCAAGTCCTTTCAAAATTACAGGTATTTTCAGGTAAATAAACCACATCTTTTTTATCTCACGCCAAGCGCAAAAACGCAAAGAAAAATACAAGATTTCTCGATAGATTAAGATACTAAAGTCTACTTAAAAGTCGCATTTAATTTGTATTGAGCGCTATTAATATTTGCCTAGCTAAATAGAAAGACTTGGAGTAGATCTGGCTCCAAGTCTTAAATGTAAGTTTGTTTTTTTAATAATCTTTGTTACAGTGTCAAAGATTGAGCATCGGTCTCAATTAACTTAGCTAAATCTTGTAAGAATGCAGCGGCATGGGCACCGTAAATAATGCGATGATCGGCGGTAATATTTACCTGCATTTGTTGCCGTACAGCAAACAAACCATCAGGCGTGGCTACAACTTGCGGACGAGCTGCACCGATCGCTAAAATTGCACCTTGTCCCGGAGGTAAAATAGCGTCAAATTTGTCCACGCCAAACATCCCCAAGTTTGACACGGTAAAGGTGCCGCTATTGTATTCGTCTGGCTGTAGTTGTTTTGTCCTAGCACGATCTACCAAAGACTTCCAAGTGCGCGATAGGGAATAAATATCTACTATGTCTGCATTCTTCAACACAGGTGTAATTAATCCACCATCATCCATTGCTACAGCTACGGAAATGTTGATATCAGAATGATAAACAATTCCTTGATCTGAGTAGCTAGCATTGAGTAATGGGTGTTTTTGCAGCGTTACTGCTACAGCTTTTGCTAGTAGCACTGTCATTGTCACGCCCTTGGATTTAATCTGCTTATAAAGCTTGTCTAGTCCATCAGTGGTAATTGTGTAGCCTACGCGGAAAACAGGTACAGATAGGGTAGCTACCATATTCCGTACTACTGCACTTTGGAAGGTAGTCAAAGGTGCTATCTGACCGGGAACAGCGCTCGCTGCGGTGGGAACGGGTGCGGGTGCTGCTGGGCGCGATGGCGGTGTAACTGGTGTGGTTGTTGGTACAGATGGTGGCGGTGCAACTGGTGCGGTAGCGGCTGGCTTACCCTGCTTTGCAGCTGCTTCCACATCTTCAGCAACAATGCGACCGTAGGGGCCGCTACCTTGAAGCGTCTTTAAATCAACTTTTAGCTCTTTTGCCAACTTGCGGGCGCGGGGTGAAACCACAAGTCTTCCTTCTCGGTGATTTGAGCCATTTTGAGACGCCAAAGCTGGTGTAGGATCTGACACAGTTGCGGCAACTGGTTCGGGAGCAGCACTAGCAGGCGCAGCAGCGCTACCAGAATTAGCAGCAGACTTAGCAGTTTCGATTTCAGCTTCTGTTTCAGCGATGAAAGCGATCGCATCTCCCACAGGCGCAGATTCACCAGCTGGTACTAAAATGTGAGCCAGATATCCTTCATAAAAGGATTCCACATCCATATCTGCCTTATCTGACTCGACAACCACCACTGTTTCGCCTTTTTCCACTTTATCGCCTGGCGACTTCACCCAAGAGACAATCTTGCCTTCGGTCATGGTGGAACTCAGCGCCGGCATAAATACTTCGTAAATGCTCATAGGGTGGTTTGGTGAATCAATGAATTTATGGACTTTAACAGCTTTTACCAGATCGAATTGTATCTTGGCACGAGAATTTTAGGTTGGAGATTTTTCACCAAGAAAGGCAGAGGATAAGAGGTAAGGGGGCAGGGAACAGGGGGAAAAGGGGGAAAAGGGGGAAAAGGGAGTGTGGGGAGGGTGGGGAGAAATAATTGATTCACTGTTGACTCTGGACTTTAGACTCTTGACCAATGGCACCAGGAACTTAAAGGCAAAATCAAGGTCTAGATAATAACGATGCAATTGCGATCGCTGAGTATGAGTAACAGTCAACTGCCACAGCGAGTTGTTTATCAATCAAATGAGTTTGTTATCTATCTTGATTTTCCGTATAATCACTCACCAGAAAACAAAGGCTGCTGGCAACCAGAAGGTAGAGGATCGGCGGTTAAGCTTCAATTTAAAATTCAAAATTGATAATTTACTTGTTTGAAATTTTTGTTTAATTTTATGACAGTAAAGTGGAAATTGTTCTTGATTGTGATAATAGGTTTGTTTGCCACTGCTGGTACGGGAGTTTATCTCTCTCAACACCCACCATCGGCACAAAGTCTTGAGACAGGAAATGGACAAGCACAGGAGGTAGCTGTAACTCAAATATCTCAAAATATTGAAACCTATCCAGAGCGTAGTCACTATAAAACTATACCGCTGGAAAGCATTAACTCTAACCTCCAAGGTAGCGACCCTGCTACTCTTGCTTTGAGCGCTTTTGATGATACAGCTTCCGAGGTAGGAACGCGTAAAGTAGAGGTAGTTTATCCGCAACGAAATCAGGCTTTAGTGACGATTACGCAGCTACAACATAGCGATAATTTAGGTAGTGCAGTTAAATATCGAGTCGAGATGACTACATTTGGGCGATCGCTATTAGTTAGCTCACCACCTGTATGGCAAATTGTCTGGGCTGGTTCCCAGGTGCATTGTGGAACTAGGAACCGCCTAAAAAATAATTTAAACCTCAGCTGTCAACAAAAGGATGAAGTATAGAGTAGGAAATTTAAACCTTCATCCTTGAAAATTTAACTTTGATTAGATATCGCCACGAATTTCTTCTACAATACCGTCACGTAAAACAATTTCAACCTGGGTTTTGCTAATTAAATTATCACCTGGTTCTATGCGGAAAAAACCTTCCATTTGAAATTGGTTAACTTCCTGATCTAACTCAAGAAATTGTACTTGCTGGAGATTTTGCAGAAATTGATTTTTTTGCTCTAGCAGTTCGCTTTTCTTTTGATTGACTTGGAGTTGAATATTATCAATTTGTTGAAGGGTTTGAGGCCCTGGTGGTTGCAAACTCTGTTTTTGAATTGCAGTAATTGCTCTTTGTCCTTCAATGTCGAGTTGTTGCAATTGCTGATCGGTTTGATTGATTTGAGCTTGCAATTGCTGTTGTATTTCCTCTTTCCACAGAGGAGTAACAATGACTTTGACATTAACGATACGCTTCAGAAGCAATTGTTGAGATTGAGATTTGGAGACATCCATACAGTTTCACGTTCACTCTATATTTTGTACGTGGAATTATGAGGCAAACATGGCGTTAATGATATCGCGATAGCGATCTGCGACAACATGACGCCTGATTTTTAGTGTTTGTGTCATCAAGCCATTTTCAATAGAAAAAGGCTCAGGAATGAGTTTGAACGGGCCAATACGGTCATCGATTCGATAGCCTGGACGATTTTGCACTTCCCGATTCAATTCCTTCCTAAATAATTCCTGGATTATTTTACTCTCCAGGTCAATTTTTTGACTGGGTGAGGCGGTAATATTCTCATTTTGCGTACTTGAGGTCAGGTTTTGAGTTTCTGCCCATTTTTCTAAGGCTTCGATATTGGGGACAATCAAAGCACCAAGGCTACGCCGATCTTGACCAACAAGCATAATTTGATCGATGTAGGGCGATCGCAAACAGGCATCTTCTATCGGCTGTGGTTCGATATTTTCGCCGTTAGTTAAGACAATCGTATCCTTAGCTCTGCCAGTTAGCACCAAGTCATTTTGAGGCGTCACCCAACCCAAATCGCCGCTATCAAACCAACCTTCAGGATCGATAGCTTTTGCTGTCGCTTCTGGATTTTGGTAATAGCCTTGCATAATTTGCGGCCCCCTCAGCAACACCAAGCCTCGCTCGCCAACTGGGAGAGGTTTGCGAGTCTCTGGATCTACAATTTTAGTTTCTGTAGCGGGAAGTGTGGGGCCAGATGAGCCGCGTACATTATGCCAAGGACGACGAACATTAGTCACAGGAGATGTTTCGGTTAAGCCATAGCCTTGCAAAATTTCTACACCAATAATTTCAAAAAAGTTATCGATGTGCTTGGGAAGTGCGCCACCACCGCTAATTACATGCTTGATTCGTCCTCCTGTTGCTTCTCGGACTTTAGCATACACCAGTTTTTCTCCTAGGGCGTGGAGAGGCGACAAAGCAGCAGCTTGTATCCTTGCCGAAAATCTTTCCATTGCAGAAGATTCAAGATGCTCTAAACTCAGTCCCTCAGCAATTCGTTTGGCTTGAAGGTATTTATTGCTATTGTCTAGTAAAAAGTTAACTAAGCGTTGCTTATTAGCTGGTTGTTCGCGAAACTGCTTTTGCGCTCCTTCATAAATTGATTCCCATAAACGGGGTACAGCCACCATGTAATGGGGCTTAAATTCTTTCAAATCTTTTTTCACAGAACGCAAATTAGTATAAACCTGTGCGCAACCTTGAGAGAGTAAGTAATACTCCACTGTTCTTTCATAGCTGTGCCACGTAGGTAGGATACTCAAAGCAATGTCGCCTACGTTGGGTTGCACCACAGTCCCGAATGTAGTCACCTGGTGCAATAAATTTCCATGAGTGAGCATCACACCCTTGGGCTTACCTGTAGTACCCGAAGTATAAATCAGCGTTGCCAGGGTATCGTAGCTTTGCTGTACTGGTTCTAGAGTATGGTTAGAGCCAATTTCTATTACCTGTGAAAAACTTAGTACTTTGAGAGTTTCCTCTGTAGGTGGCGTTTCGTCTGAAAGCAAGATTACCAGATGAATTGGTAAGTCGTTGAGCCGATCTTGCAGTTTCTTCAGCGTCTTTAGATCTTCAACTACTAACGCCGTGCTACCGCTATTCGCCACAATAAACAGCAATTCTTCCTTTTCGGCTTGGGAGCTACGCACCGCATCAACACCCCCAGCCGTCATAATACCTTGGTCGGCAATGAACCACCTGGGACTATTATCGGCAATTAGAGAAATGCGATCGCCTACTTTTACCCCTAAAGCTTGTAACCCAGCCGCAAATTTTTGAATTTGCTCTGCTAACTGAGCGTAATTAATTACTACCTCTGGTTGAGCATGAGGATTGTGTAGAGCAACGGTAGTCTTAAATAACTTTGCTGCTAACGGCCAAATCTCTGGCAACGAATTCACATGTGTATAATCTGCCAAACGTTTTAATGCTAAACGTTCTTGTTCGCTGATATTAGATAAATAAATAGATGCAGGTTTGGTTGTTGACATAACACATGACCTAAATAGTAAATGGCTACTTTTTGATAAATGACTTCAATATACACAATGCCTTCTGGTATAGCATTTTCGGAAAACCCACGCTTCCATTTACAAAAATTTATGATAATCTTAATTTATATAGTTTAAAAGCAATGGATGTGCTGGCAATCAATGCAATTGCACAGACTTTGCTGAAAACTAACACTAGCGACCACCTATTTAGAAAAGGGGGTGATTACCTATGGTTTTAAAGGATGCTGCATTGCTGACACTCATCAACACTGTTGCTTGTCTAGCATTCCCCAAGCTTTTATCGATAATTCTCTCACCTAAAGCCAAACCTACTGAATCATCGCCCAAAGGTGCGAGTTCGCAAAAAAGTATAATCCCAATTACTACCTTTCCTTATTGTACTGCTCACCCAATTACGGGCAGCCCCTTCTGTAGATTCCGTCCTCATTTCTGCGATCGCTGTACTCCAAATTAACAATTACCTGAGAGTAGCAGGGTTGAGTTGAGATTCTCAAGGGGGGTTTTAGATTGTGAAAATAATAAGTCTTGTATTTATACCGTTTAAAACATGAATTTATTATTCACACTAAACAATCAAAATTAATCCACAATAATTCGCGAATTATCTAATTTGTCATATCGGAATTTCGCAGTCAACAGCATCCCTTTAGAGGCTGAGTTTTTTATGGGAAACTCCTATATCTGAAGTAACAGTTTAAATCCGTAGATTCAATTATGGTGGATTGTGAATTTTGAATTAGTAATAAATTTGTGGCTTATTAACCCACGAGGTTTATCTATGCTGCACTATGTAAAATCAATATATTTACTTAGCTTATAGCAACTACAAGAAATTCAAAATTGTGGATGTAGTTGAAAGTACAGATTTTGATTAAAAATAAGAAATAGAACCATAAATTGTCAGCTTAAGGAGGGGGTAATCTATGTCTTTCATAGATTGTATACTATTAACTATCGCCAATACTGTTGCCTGCCTTGCATTCCCCAAATTACTATCTATGGTTTTGACACCCAAAACCAAAAAAACTATCCCATCCTCAACCCCTATAACAGCAGCTGAATCTAGTTCAGAAATTGAAATCCCCAGTTATTCTTAATCACTAGACGGGTTATGCCTAGGTAAATGCTGGCGAGTGCGATCGAATGGTAGGGCAAACTTGAATCTTATTTGTAAGTGCATATTTCTGCTTACCAACCTGCACTAAACATTAGAGAATGCTCTTGATGAGATGGAAATCCAGCCAGCTTTGGTAAAGCTATTGCTTTGGGGGAGGATGGATACAAATACAATCATATAATTATTCTTTCTCCCTTGTAGCAAACTCAAAACTTTTATTTAGCACAATCTTGAATTAACTAAAGAATTTACTTCCATAAAAAGTAGATAGATAAATAATAAAATAAAAACAAAAGATGGGCAGGCTTTATTAGAGGTAATACCCATTTGAATAAAGAATACAACAGATGGTTAGAGAACAGTGGTGTGCCCTAAAGCATGATGATATCGAGCAAATGTTATTGCCCACTGTAGCTAGGTTGTGGAGGGCATTGCCTAGGCTGTTGACTTTGACTGACTTTGGGTGTTTTTGATTCATACTGTTTCTGTGTTCGTGTCACGTCTTTCTTTAGTTATTGCGAGCGAAGCGAAGCAATCCTAGGCGATTGCTTCGCTTTGCTCGCAATGACATAATATTTTGCATTAATTGTCATCTCCTCAATGGCATCAGTAAACTCTGAAATAGGCAACACTTCCCTATGTAACCGACTCCAAACGACAATCTCTACACAAAAGGAAGCTGCGTAAGGAGAGAATGTCAATATACTTAATAATTAATAAACTATTTTTGTGCTGACGAATAAATCTACCTATGCTAAAAATTAAGGCATCTCAGGCTGAACCAGCAGTAATCGCAGCGGTTGCTGAGTATTTCAAGGTGTTATCAGAAGTTAGCCGACTACAGATTTTGACCTGTCTTAAGTCAGGCCCGATGAATGTGATGGAAATTGCGGAAGCGACTGGCTTAGGGCAGGCCAATCTATCCAAACATTTAAAAGTATTAACTCAAGCAGGGGTTTTATCTCGTCAGCCCAAAGGTACTAGTGCCTATTACGAGATTTCCGACCCAATGATTTTTGAACTTTGTGAATTAGCTTGCAATCGGATTAGCGATCGCATTTTTCAACAAGCTGAAAGCCTCAAGGCTCTGCGCAGCAATACAGGAGTTTTTTGACTCTAATTAGAAAAGCACCCTAGAGGAAGGGTGCTGATACAGCAGGGTTAAGGAAAAGTTAATCGGGAGCTAGCCAGCGATAGCTGGAGCTTTTAGTGCGATCGGTTGGGCTTCCCCAGAGGCTAAATCTAGCGGGAAGTTATGAGCATTGCGCTCATGCATGACCTCAATACCTAGGTTCGCTCTATTTAACAGGTCAGCCCAGGTATTAATAGTTCTTCCTTCACTGTCCAAAATAGAGTTATTGAAATTAAACCCATTCAAGTTAAACGACATGGTGCTAACGCCTAAAGCTGCAAACCAAATGCCGATTACAGGCCAAGCAGCAAGGAAGAAATGCAACGCGCGGGAGTTATTAAAGCTGGCGTATTGAAAAATTAATCGCCCAAAGTAACCGTGTGCCGCGACGATGTTGTAGGTTTCACCTTCTTGACCGAACTTATATCCAGTATTAGCCGATTCAAACTCTGTCGTTTCCCGAACCAAAGTGGAAGTCACCAGAGAACCGTGCATTGCGGAAAACAGCGCACCGCCAAACACTCCCGCGACCCCTAACATATGAAACGGATGCATCAGAATGTTATGTTCTGGTGAAAACACAATCATGAAGTTGAAAGTTCCAGAGATACCAAGCATCATTCCATCAGAGAAACTGCCTTGTCCAATGGGATAGATCAATAACACAGCAGTTGCAGCCGCAGCAGGTGCAGAAAAGGCTACAGCTATCCAGGGACGCATCCCTAAACGGTACGATAATTCCCATTGCCGACCCATGTAAGCATAAACAGCAATTAAAAAGTGGAAGACGATCGTTTCGTAAGGGCCGCCATTGTAAAGCCATTCATCTAAAGAAGCAGCTTCCCAGATAGGGTAAAAGTGCAATCCAATAGCAGCTGAAGTAGGAACTACAGTCGCAGTGATGATGTTATTGCCGTAAAGCAGCGAACCAGTTACAGGTTCCCGAATTCCGTCTACATCAACGGGAGGCGCAGCCACGAACGCCAAAACAAAGACAATTGCCGCAGTTAAAGCTGTAGGAATGAGAATTACTCCAAACCAGCCTACATACAGCCGATTTTCCGTACTAGTAACCCAATTACAGAATCGATCCCATAAACTAGCGCTTCGGCGCTTTCCTAGAATTGTTGTCATTGTTTAATGAGTGCGAATGAATAGATGTAATGTCGATTGACAAGAGTAACTTGCCACTTACATTTTATAACTATTTGGTTATATAGTTGTCAAGTTAAAATTTTCTGTAGTTGTTAGGTATACAGATTCACCCACATAGGAGTACAACTAAGATGATAAAATTACTCAAAAGTTATTTAGTTAATTAATGAAGAAGCCCGTTATGACCCGTGTCTTGCCTCCTCTACGGATTGGTAAACATATTGCTCGCTATCCCATTGTTCAAGGTGCAATGGCAGTACGGGTATCTGGTGCAAATCTAGCTGGTGCTGTAGCTAATGCAGGAGGGGTAGGTGTAATTGCTTCTTTAGGGCTAGGGTTGCATTCTCCATATTTTGAACCGCGCAAACGAGGGAGCTTTTTTACAGCTAATCGTCTTGCTTTAATTGATGAACTGGCTAAAGCACGCAGTATCAGTCCAGAGGGTGCGATCGCAGTTAATATCTTAGTTGCCACTAAAGATTATCCAGAGTTAGCGCAAACGGCAGCTGCTCATGGAGCCAATATCATCATTACTGGAGCAGGATTACCGCTATCTTTACCTGAGTACACCGCCGAATATCCTGATGTGGCACTAGTACCGAGTGTATCGAACGTAGAAGCAGCGCAGTTAATCTGTCAAACCTGGAAAATGCGATACAACCGCCTTCCAGATGCTTTGATTATTGAAAATTGTCAAATGGTGGGCGGGCATTTTAGCCAATGCGAACAGATTAGTCTGCCAGGGTTCACAATTGAAACTGTGATATCCCAACTACGGGAATATTTAGAACAAAAGCTAAGTGTGACTATACCGTTGATTGTCACGGGTGGGATTTGGGATCGGACTGATATTAATCGGATGTTGTTGATGGGGGCAAATGGCGTACAAATCGGTACTCGCTTCATCACCACAGAAGAATGTGACGCCGATCGCCGTTATAAAGAATTTCATCTTCATGCCCGTCCACAAGATATTATGACTGTGCCCAGTCCAGTGGGTAAACCTAGCCGTGCTTTATCTAATGATTTTGCACAACAGGCGATCGCAGGTTCATCAACCATAGAACGGCGATGTATTGCCAATTGTTTAGAATCCTGTTTGTGTCGAGACAGTGGCAAAACTTATTGTCTTCTACAAGCACTAGGGAAAGCAGCTCAGGGCGACGTAGAAAATGGACTGATTTTTTCTGGAGCCAATGTTAGGTACACTGAGCGAATCATGACGATTGCCGAACTGATGGCAGAATTAACTCAGCCTGAGGTGCGATCGCGCTCTAGTTGTCAATCAAAGGTCGAGTAATATGCATGTGGATGAAATTCTCAAACGTTATGCTAGCGGGGAACGCAGCTTTCAGCGACTCAATTTGCAAGAAGCAGAGCTAACAAATGCTAACCTTAGCGGCGCAGATTTTAGCTATACCGATTTACGTCAGACACGCTTAGGTAAAACCAACTTCAGCCAAGCTTGTTTGCGGGAAGCAGATTTAAGTGAAGCTATCCTTTGGGGTACAAACTTGAGTGAAGCTGATTTGTATCGTGTGATTCTGCGAGAAGCAGATTTGACAGGTGCAAAGATAGTTAAGACTAATCTGGAAGCAGCCAACTTAATTAAAGCAAGTTTATGTGGCGCTAATTTAAACGGTGCCAAACTTTCGCGTTCTCTACTATTTCAAGCTGACTTGCGCCCCAGTTCCGACCAGCGCACAGATTTGGGATACGCTGATTTAACTGGCGCAGATTTAAGCTATGCAGACCTCAGAGCCGCTTCACTACATCACGCCAACTTGGATGGAGCAAAGTTGTGTCGGGCAAATTTGAGTCAGAGAATTCAATGGGAAGATATGCAAACTGATTTGAGTGGAGCGAGTTTGCAAGGAGCAGATTTAAGCTACGCCAATCTCACTAGTGCAATCCTGCGAAATGCAAATCTCAAAGGAGCAGACTTAACAGGAGCAATTCTCACAGATGTAGAATTTCAAGGCGCAATCATGCCTGATGGTACAGTTCATGATTAAAAATGAGCGATCGCTCTCAATATAGATACAGATGCGATCGCCCATTCTCTAATTCATTAAAATGCACAAACCTGACTAATCCTATATTAATATTTATTAAGTCCATGTCTTTTTGTTTATTTATAGCTATATAGTTGTTAAGCAATCCAATGACTTGGTGGTGCATCAGTCGGGTACTCATTTCCTGTTAATGATGTAAGTACCTTCAACTACCACAAAATCAACTCAGTAGCTTTGGCATTAATTATAAAATGTCAGGTTCAACTACCATTTTTGACCGCCCATTATCTGTCTAATTTCTCATAAGATGCTCAGTCAATGACATGAAATGGGGCGGTAAAAATCAGGTAATCAAAAATTGTGCGATTAATTTTGATGAGTTAATATTCAGCATTTAAGTACTGAATATGAAGTGATTCAACTCTCATAATTAATGCGATAAACCATGATTTGTAACCAATAAATACCAAGTTTTACTCAACGTCATCAGGTTGATATTTTGTTATGCTCAATCAGCTTCATAAATATATTCCCAGAATTCCATCAGAATTGGTTTACCGAAGAGAATTAATGTGCCACTCTCGAAAACTTCCTGTGCTATCTCCGCAAGATAAAATTATTGTGGATACTCTTCGTCAAGAAGGAGTTTTCATTACTTCCTTACAAAATTTAGGAATTAGCAAAACACCAATGCTTCTGCAAGCAGCTGCAAGCCAGTTATCTAATATGGAAGTAGCTTTAGAAGCTAAAATTCAAAATCAACAAAACTTGGGTAGTGTAGAAAACCCAGCTTATCCACAAATTTTCACGGTGACAGATTTACCCGATTTTTCTAACTGGGGAAGCGAACAAAGGTTACTAAATATTATCGAGAACTATATTGGTCTTCCTATAGCTTTTCAAGGCGTACATTTACGCCGAGACTTTGCCAATGAGGCAGCTGTAACTACAGAATTATGGCATCTAGATGCAGAAGACCGCCGGATGGTGAAGGCGATCATTTACCTCAATGATGTTAGTGA
The genomic region above belongs to Calothrix sp. NIES-2098 and contains:
- a CDS encoding glutaminase, which gives rise to MWFIYLKIPVILKGLAAITATDLSAWVQQAKPHAGRGKVADRTSRLNIANPDWFAVHICCATGQTYSAGDTGCVFPLMSVIKAFSLLYLLENFGVERVLQWVGVEPSAAAFNSLDQLIADRGRPRNPMINSGAITLADKLPGENASDRTQQFCQWLNQLAGSKLKLDELMLASVRLTRSPANKAIANYLAQTGYVENFAIALDSYEQICCLSGNVEDLALIGKLLAYENGLVSAKHRRIVNAVMLTCGLYEASAEFAVRIGLPMKSGIGGGLLATIPGEGAIACYSPALDTVGNPVAGLAFVETLAQELDLSIFG
- a CDS encoding 2-nitropropane dioxygenase, NPD, which translates into the protein MTRVLPPLRIGKHIARYPIVQGAMAVRVSGANLAGAVANAGGVGVIASLGLGLHSPYFEPRKRGSFFTANRLALIDELAKARSISPEGAIAVNILVATKDYPELAQTAAAHGANIIITGAGLPLSLPEYTAEYPDVALVPSVSNVEAAQLICQTWKMRYNRLPDALIIENCQMVGGHFSQCEQISLPGFTIETVISQLREYLEQKLSVTIPLIVTGGIWDRTDINRMLLMGANGVQIGTRFITTEECDADRRYKEFHLHARPQDIMTVPSPVGKPSRALSNDFAQQAIAGSSTIERRCIANCLESCLCRDSGKTYCLLQALGKAAQGDVENGLIFSGANVRYTERIMTIAELMAELTQPEVRSRSSCQSKVE
- a CDS encoding dehydrogenase catalytic domain-containing protein, which translates into the protein MSIYEVFMPALSSTMTEGKIVSWVKSPGDKVEKGETVVVVESDKADMDVESFYEGYLAHILVPAGESAPVGDAIAFIAETEAEIETAKSAANSGSAAAPASAAPEPVAATVSDPTPALASQNGSNHREGRLVVSPRARKLAKELKVDLKTLQGSGPYGRIVAEDVEAAAKQGKPAATAPVAPPPSVPTTTPVTPPSRPAAPAPVPTAASAVPGQIAPLTTFQSAVVRNMVATLSVPVFRVGYTITTDGLDKLYKQIKSKGVTMTVLLAKAVAVTLQKHPLLNASYSDQGIVYHSDINISVAVAMDDGGLITPVLKNADIVDIYSLSRTWKSLVDRARTKQLQPDEYNSGTFTVSNLGMFGVDKFDAILPPGQGAILAIGAARPQVVATPDGLFAVRQQMQVNITADHRIIYGAHAAAFLQDLAKLIETDAQSLTL
- the psbA gene encoding photosystem II D1 protein, with the translated sequence MTTILGKRRSASLWDRFCNWVTSTENRLYVGWFGVILIPTALTAAIVFVLAFVAAPPVDVDGIREPVTGSLLYGNNIITATVVPTSAAIGLHFYPIWEAASLDEWLYNGGPYETIVFHFLIAVYAYMGRQWELSYRLGMRPWIAVAFSAPAAAATAVLLIYPIGQGSFSDGMMLGISGTFNFMIVFSPEHNILMHPFHMLGVAGVFGGALFSAMHGSLVTSTLVRETTEFESANTGYKFGQEGETYNIVAAHGYFGRLIFQYASFNNSRALHFFLAAWPVIGIWFAALGVSTMSFNLNGFNFNNSILDSEGRTINTWADLLNRANLGIEVMHERNAHNFPLDLASGEAQPIALKAPAIAG
- a CDS encoding pentapeptide repeat protein, whose product is MHVDEILKRYASGERSFQRLNLQEAELTNANLSGADFSYTDLRQTRLGKTNFSQACLREADLSEAILWGTNLSEADLYRVILREADLTGAKIVKTNLEAANLIKASLCGANLNGAKLSRSLLFQADLRPSSDQRTDLGYADLTGADLSYADLRAASLHHANLDGAKLCRANLSQRIQWEDMQTDLSGASLQGADLSYANLTSAILRNANLKGADLTGAILTDVEFQGAIMPDGTVHD
- a CDS encoding transcriptional regulator, which gives rise to MLKIKASQAEPAVIAAVAEYFKVLSEVSRLQILTCLKSGPMNVMEIAEATGLGQANLSKHLKVLTQAGVLSRQPKGTSAYYEISDPMIFELCELACNRISDRIFQQAESLKALRSNTGVF
- a CDS encoding AMP-dependent synthetase and ligase produces the protein MSTTKPASIYLSNISEQERLALKRLADYTHVNSLPEIWPLAAKLFKTTVALHNPHAQPEVVINYAQLAEQIQKFAAGLQALGVKVGDRISLIADNSPRWFIADQGIMTAGGVDAVRSSQAEKEELLFIVANSGSTALVVEDLKTLKKLQDRLNDLPIHLVILLSDETPPTEETLKVLSFSQVIEIGSNHTLEPVQQSYDTLATLIYTSGTTGKPKGVMLTHGNLLHQVTTFGTVVQPNVGDIALSILPTWHSYERTVEYYLLSQGCAQVYTNLRSVKKDLKEFKPHYMVAVPRLWESIYEGAQKQFREQPANKQRLVNFLLDNSNKYLQAKRIAEGLSLEHLESSAMERFSARIQAAALSPLHALGEKLVYAKVREATGGRIKHVISGGGALPKHIDNFFEIIGVEILQGYGLTETSPVTNVRRPWHNVRGSSGPTLPATETKIVDPETRKPLPVGERGLVLLRGPQIMQGYYQNPEATAKAIDPEGWFDSGDLGWVTPQNDLVLTGRAKDTIVLTNGENIEPQPIEDACLRSPYIDQIMLVGQDRRSLGALIVPNIEALEKWAETQNLTSSTQNENITASPSQKIDLESKIIQELFRKELNREVQNRPGYRIDDRIGPFKLIPEPFSIENGLMTQTLKIRRHVVADRYRDIINAMFAS